DNA from Cupriavidus necator N-1:
CATGGGCTCGATCATGGGTGCGATCCTGACCGGCTTGGGGCTGGGCGTGATCGAAGGGCTGGCCAAGGTGTTGTACCCGGAAGCATCTTCCACCGTTGTCTTCGTCATCATGGTGGTGGTGCTGTTGTTGCGCCCGGCAGGGCTGTTCGGAAAGGAGAAGTGATGAGCGGACAATCTATCGCCGCAATCGGCGTACGGCAGCAGCAGGTGGCGGGGCGCCTGCCAAAGCAGGTGATATACGGCGTGGTGCTGGCGTGCCTGCTGGCCGCGCCACTGGCCGGTGCGTATCCGGTGTTCGTGCTCAAGGTGCTGTGCTTCGCGCTGTTTGCGTGCGCCTTCAACCTGCTGATCGGCTATACCGGGCTGCTGTCGTTCGGCCATGCGGCCTTCTTCGGCGGCGCTGGCTATGCCGCCGGCCATGCCTTGAAGGTCTGGGGCGTGACCCCGGAAATCGGCCTGATCCTGGGCACCGCTGCGGGCGCGCTGATCGGCTACGTGGTGGGCTCGCTGGCCATCCGCCGGCAGGGCATCTACTTCTCGATGATCACGCTGGCGCTGGCGCAGATGCTGTTCTTTATCTGCCTGCAAGCGCCGTTCACCGGCGGCGAGGACGGCCTGCAGGGCATCCCGCGCGGCAAGCTGTTCGGGGTGCTGCCGCTGTCGGACGACCTGACGCTGTACTACGTGGCGCTGGCGATCATCGTGGCCGCCTTTGCGCTGATCGTGCGCACGGTGCATTCGCCGTTCGGGCAGATCCTGAAGGCGATCAAGGAGAACGAGCCGCGCGCGGTGTCGCTTGGCTATGACGTCGACCACTTCAAGCTGACCGCCTTCGTGCTGTCGGCGGCGCTGTCGGGGCTGGCCGGCTCGGTCAAGGCACTGGTGCTGGGCTTCGAGACGCTCAGCGACGTGCACTGGTCGATGTCCGGCATGGTGATCTTGATGACGCTGCTGGGGGGCCTCGGCACGCTCACCGGGCCGATTATCGGCGCGTTTGTTGTGATCGCGCTGGAGAACAAGCTTGGCGAACTGGGCGGCTACCTTGCGGCGGTGACGGGCATCGACTGGTTCAACGGGCTCGGTGAATCGGTGTCGATGGTGACGGGCATCATCTTCATCGTGTGCGTGCTGACCTTCCGCAAGGGGATTGTGGGGAGTTTGGGGCGCGGACCCGAATGAGGCGAAACCCGTCCATGCCCCTAGTTCTCTCCCCTCTCCCCTAAATGAGAGAGGGGGGAAAACATCTGCAAGTTCAGGCTCAGGCCTTGGCCAATGCCAGCGACGCACCCGGCGCGACTGCCAGCTTCGCGCCGAGATGCTGGTAGACAATCCCCGCCACCATATCCGCAGTCACCGCCGACAAGGTCCACCCCAGGTGCCCGTGCCCGGTGTTGTAGAAGATGCATGCCGTCCGCCCGCGCCCCACACGCGGCAGCATATCCGGCATCATCGGCCGCAGCCCGGCCCAAGGCACCACGCTGCGCGTGCTGACGCCGGGGAAGCACTGCTGCACCCATTCCACCAGCGGGCGGATGCGGTCGGCGCGGATATCGCGGTTGTAGCCATTGAACTCGGCAGTGCCGGCCACGCGGAAGCGGTCGTCGCCCAGGCGGCTGGTGACCAGCTTGGTTTCGTCGTCGAGCAGGCTCACCACCGGTGCCGCGGCGCGGCTGGCTTCGTCGGTCAGGTTGACCGTGATCGAATAGCCCTTGACCGGATAGATGTTGACGCGGTCGCCCAGCCCCGCGGCCAGTGCGCGGCTGGCGGTGCCGGCGCAGATCACGGCGCCGTCGAAGGTGGAGCTGGCCGTGTCGGCGCCGTCCTGAACGGTCACGGTGGCGCGCCTGCCGTCGGTCTTCACCGCCCGCACGTCCTGGCCGTACAGGCAGCGCACGCCTAGCCGATCGATGGCCGCGGCCAGGCCGCTGGTGAACTTGTGGATGTCGCCGGTGGAATCGCTCTCGGTGAAATAGCCGCCATAGTAGGACCCGGCCAGCGTCGGCTCGATCGCGCGCATCTCCTCGGGCGTCACGGCGCGGCGCTCCAGCCCGCCCTGCGCCAGCAGCGCTGAGACCCGGCCGGCATGGTCGAAGCCGGCCTTGTCGCGGTAGATATGGAGGATGCCTTCCTTCTTCAGGTCGAAATCGATGCCTTCCTGCGCCGCCCAGTCGAACAGGTGCTCACGCGCGGCGATGGCCAGGCGCGCGGTCTCGATGGTGTTACGGCGGTAGTGGGGGATCGCGGCGATGAACTCGGCGAACCAGGACAGCTTGTGCCAGCTGGGCCGGGGATTGAGTAGCAGCGGGGCGTCGTTGCGCAGCATCCATTTCATGCCCTTGACGATGGTCGACCAGTGGGTCCAGACCTCGGCGTTGGAGGCCGACAACTGGCCGCCGTTGGCGAACGAGGTCTCCATGGCGGCATAGCGGTGCCGCTCGAACAGCGTGACGGAGAATCCGCGCCGGGCCAGCGCGTAGGCCGTGGTGACACCCGTGATGCCACCGCCGATGACAGCGATTGATTTCATGATCTGCAGGTTCCAGGAACGTCGATGGTGGGAGCCCGGACGCAATATGCGTGGCGGACGCCCCCTCTGTTCTGGACCTGAGAGATTCACGACACCCGGCCGCCAGGGCGGGGTACGCTTGCTCCTTCGGTATGCCGGCGGACGATAGCGTCCGGCATTCTTCAGAGTGCACTGACTGGTGATGCCGGTCCTTTTGCCTGAGAGTTTCCGGGGCGGTTGCTCCTTCGGCGCTGTGCGCGGCGGGCGCCGCGATAGTCTCTCCCTGCATCACATTGGCTTGACGCCAATCAGGGCAATGTAGTGACAAGGTCCGACGTTGGATATGCGGGTTAACACTTAGGCGGCCTGCCGCCCGCGTCGCTATGTCGCATCGGCCTGCGTCCCCATGCCCCATAAAATGTCAGCGCTCGCTCTCGGGGAGAAGCGCCGTATGCTGCGCTCAGGTGGAGTGAGCCAAAAAAAAAGACGACAACAAGGCTTTCCAGTGAAGAAAAATCGCATTGCACTGGCCGTTTCGGCGGTACTGATGGGCCCCGCCGTCGCCGCCGCCCAGGTGGTGGACGCGCTCGAGCCGCTGCAGGAGGTGGTGGTCTCGGCCAAGTCGGAGCGCGGCGAGACGCCGGCCATACCGCCCAACACGCCCTCGCCGGCCTACGGCATCAGCAGCCGCCGCATGGCCGACTTCAATGTGGTGAACACGGAAGACGCCCTCAAATACGCGCCCAACCTCGCCGTACGCAAGCGCTTCATCGGCGATATGAACTCGATCATCTCGGTGCGCAGCACCAGTTCGCGCCAGTCGGCGCGGGGGCTGGTCTATGCGGACGGCCTGCTGCTGTCCAACCTGCTGGGATCGGACTTCAGCTTCCCGCCGCGCTGGTCGCTGGTCAACAGCGCTGAGATCGAGCGCATGGATGTGCTGTACGGCCCGTATTCGGCGCTGTATCCCGGCAACTCGCTGGGTGCGACGGTGCTGATCACCACGCGCACGCCGGAGAAGTTCGAGGGCGATGCCAGCGTGCAGCTGTTCACGCAGCGCTTCAGCCTGTACGGCACGCACGACAACTTCAACGGGGTCCACGCCAACGCCTATGTGGGCGACCGCGTCGGCCCGTTCTCGTGGCTGGTCAGCGTGGACCGGCAGGACAGCAAGAGCCAGCCGCTGAGCTTCTATACCGCGGCGCGCTCCACGGCCCGTGCCACTTCCGCCGACAAGCCGGTCACCGGCGCCCACTTCGACCAGGACCAGACCGGCCGCGACCGCGTGGTGATGGGCGTGAACAGCGAGGGCGTCACGCATACCGTGCAGGACCAGCTCAAGCTCAAGCTTGGCTACGACATCACCAATACCCTGCAGGCGCAGTTCACTGCCGCCTACTGGCAACAGGACCGCTCCAGCGCCACGGGCAGCTACCTGCGCGATGCCAGTGGCAACGTGGTGTCGAACGGTCCAGTGAATATCGGCGGCTACGAGTATGTGATTCCCGCCAACGCCTTTGCCCCGAGCAATGGCGAGGACGCGCGCTGGCTCTATGGCCTGTCGCTGCGCACGCGCAACGAGACCGGCTGGAATTTCTCGGGCGTGGCGTCGCTGTTCGACGTCAGCAAGGACATCAGCCGCAGCGCCAACACCGTTGGCAGCGGGCCGGGCACGGTGACCTATGGCGACGGCACCGGCTGGCGCACGCTCGACCTGAAGGCCGACTACCGCCCGCAGCAGCTGCAGGGCGGGCACTGGGTCACGTTCGGCTATCACTACGACAACTACCGGCTGAGCAACACCACCTACAACACCTCGGACTGGCAGGCGGCCACCATCACCGCCTTCAACAACGCCTTTGCCGGCAAGACCGAGACCCAGGCGCTGTATGCGCAGGACGCCTGGTACTTTGCCGAGGACTGGAAGCTGATCCCCGGCGTGCGCTACGAACACTGGCGTGCCTATGACGGCAGCCGCAGCCAGCCCGGCGCGGATATCGGCTACCCGGTGCGCAGCGAATCCAACTGGTCGCCCAAGCTGGCGCTGGAGAAGGCCTTCGGGCAGGACTGGCTGGGCCGGTTGTCGCTGGGCCAGGCCTATCGCTACCCGACTGTCAGCGAGCTGTTCCAGGGCCGCATCACCGGGACCGCGCTGATCAACAACGATCCCAACCTGCGGCCAGAGCGGTCGTTCTCGAAGGACTTGACCTTCGAGCGCACGTTGGATTCGTCGTACTTCCGGGTCTCGGTGTATGAGGACGATATCCGCGATGCCCTGGTCAGCCAGACCAACACCACGGTATTCCCGACTGTCACCAGTTTCCAGAACGTCGACCGCGTGCGCACCCGCGGCATCGAGCTGGCCTATGACGCGCGCGATGTGTTCGTCAGCGGCTTTGACCTGTCGGCCAGCGGGGCCTACAACCATTCGAAGACGCTTGAGAACGCCAACAACCCGGCCTCGGTGGGCAAGTACTTCTACCGCATCCCCAAGTGGCGGGCCAACCTGATGGGAACCTATCGCATCACGCCGGCCTGGGCCGGCACGCTGGCCATGACCTATTCGGGGCGGCAGTACAATACGCTCGACAATTCCGACGTCAATCCCGACACCTTCGGCGGCACCAGCAGCTTCCTGACCTTTGACGTCAAGGTGACGTACAGGCCCGCGAAGAACGTGCGCCTCGGGCTTGGCATCGACAACCTCACCGACCAGCGCTACTACGTCTACCACCCGTATCCGGGCCGGACGTTCTACGCCGAGGCGAAACTTTCCTTCTGAGCACGTGAACAGGCTGACCACACCCATGCAAGGCGTTTGCCCCAGTTTCCGTCTGATCGTTGCCGGGCTGATGGCCTGCGCCGCGCTGGCCGCGACCGCGCAAACGCACGGCGATCACGCCGGCCACGGCAGCCAGGCCAAGACCGCGAAGATGAGCGAGCTGGGCACCGGCGCGGCCTTCGATCGCGAGGGCAAGCTGTGGGTCGCCTACAAGGACGGCCCTTACGTCGCGGTACGTGCATCGACCGACTACGGCCGCAGCTTCGGGCCGGCGCAGCATGTCAACAGCGTGCCGGAGCAGGTTGCCGCCGATCACGAAAGCCGGCCCAAGGTGGCCGCGGGGCGCGACGGCGAGATCTACGTCACCTGGACCCAGCCGCTGCCCAAGCCGTGGACCGGCTTTATCCGCTTTGCGCGCTCCACCGATGGCGGCAAGTCGTTTGCCGAACCGCTGACGGTGCATGCCAACCGCGACCAGATCGCACACCGCTTCGACGCCATCGCGGTGGACAACGCCGGGCGCGTCTTCGTCAGCTGGATCGACAAGCGCGACGTGGTTGCCTCCGAGGCGCGCAAGCAGCCGTACACCGGCGCCGCGGTCTACTACGCGGTCTCGGCCGACCAGGGCAAGACCTTCCAGGGCGACTACAAGATCGCCGACCAGTCGTGCGAATGCTGCCGCATCGCGCTGTCGCCCACGCCTGACGGCAAGATGCTGGCGCTGTGGCGCCATGTATTCCCGCCCAACGCGCGCGACCACGCGCTGGCGCTGCTGGGCACCGACGGCAGGGCCACGCCGATGCAGCGCGCCACCTTCGACGACTGGCGCATCGACGCCTGCCCGCACCACGGCCCCGGCGCTTCGGTGGCGCCCGATGGCACGGTGCATATGGTCTGGTTCAACGTGCGCGAAGGCAAGCCCACGGTCTCGGTGGGGCGCTGGAAGGACGGCAAGCTGCTGGCACAGCGCCCGCTGGACGACCCGCGCGCGCAGCATGCCGATATCGTCGCGCTGAAGGACAACGAGATCGCGGTGACATGGAAATCGTTCGACGGCCAGCAGACACGCCTGTCGGCGATGTTGTCGCAAGACGGCGGCAAGACCTGGCAGACGCGCAAGCTTGCCGGCACGGAGCGCGACTCGGACCAGCCGCACTTGCTGCAGCATGCGGGCCGCGCCTACGTGCTGTGGCGTACCGAGGCCGAGGGCTTCCAGGTGTTCCCGCTGGGCAAGGAGGGCGCATGATGCCATCCCGCCGCAAGCTGCTCGCCGCTGCCGTCCTGACCCTGGCGATGACTGCCGCCAATGCCGGCAGTGCGCCGGCCGAGCGCGTCGCCGTGTTCGCATCGGCCACCCAGCTGGCAGCCAGCCAGCAGGGCAAGCCCTTTGTGCTGGTGGTGTGGTCGCTCGACTGCGTCTATTGCAAGCGCAACTTCGACGCCATCGGCAAGCTGCGCGCGCAGCACCGGGACCTGCGCGTCGTCACGCTGGCGACGGACAACCCCGACGCGCTGCCACAGGTGCAGCAACTGCTCCAGCGCGTCAGGCTGACGCGCAACGCGTGGGTGTTCGGGCACGAGCCGCAGGAGCGGTTGCGCTATGCGGTCGATCCGGACTGGATGGGCGAGATGCCGCGCACCTACTTCTATCGCGCCGATGGCCAGCGGCAGGGCGTGTCCGGCGTGATCAGCGACGCCGACTGGGGCAAGCACCTGCGCTGGGCCGGCATCGCCGGCTGAGGCTGCGCCGGGAGCGGCTGCCCGTTCAATCCGGCTTGATCCCCGCGCGCGCAATGATCGGCTTCCAACGCTGCTGTTCCTGCGCGATAAAGCGCGAGAACTCCGCCGGCGTGTCGCCCACCACAATCGCCGCATCCGCGCTCAGGCGCTCGACCGACGACTTGCTCTTCACAGCTTTCGCGGTGGCGTCCGCCAGCTTGTCGGCGGCCGCCTGGGGCAGAGACGCCGGTGCCAGCAGGCCATACCATTGCGTCATTTCGAAGCCGGGATAGCCTTGTTCGGCAACCGTCGGCACGTCAGGCAGCTGGGGAATGCGCTGGGTCGTGCCGGTGGCGATGCAGCGCAACTTGCCGGCCTTGATGAACTGGATGATCGCCGGTGCGCCGACGGCGGCCGCGTCCAGCCGCCCCGACAGCAGGTCGGTGATCTGCGGGCCGCTGCCGCGATACGGCACATGGGTGATGAAGGTGCCGGTCGCGGCCTTCAGGTATTCAAAGGCCAGGTGGCCGGCGCTGCCGTTGCCGGCCGAACCGTAGTTCAGCTTGCCGGGTTTGCTCTTGGCCAGCGCCACGAACTCCTTCAGGTTCTTCGCGGGCACGTCGGGGTGGACCACATACAGGCTCGGCACCTTCGACAGCAGCGAGATCGCGCGGAAATCCTTGATGGGGTCGTAGGGCAGCTTCGGGAAGATAAACGGATTGACCGCCAGCGTGCCGATATGGCCGAGGATCAGCGTGTGGTTGTCATCGGCGCGCGCGACTTCGCCCATCGCGATATTGCCGGCCGCGCCGGGCTTGTTCTCGACGAAGACTGACACGCCAAGCAGCTTGGTCAGCTCCGCCGCGGTGGAGCGCGCCACGATCTCCGAGCTGCCGCCCGGCGCGAACGGCACCACCAGCCGGATCGGCTTGGCCGGCCAGGCCTGGGCACGCGCCAGCGTTGGCGCCAGCGCGCACGCGCCCAACGCGGCGGTGGTCTTGAGCAGATGGCGGCGAAGGGGATTGATCGAGGTCATGTTTTTCTCCTGAAGGTTCTGTAGCTGGGCCGTGGTGGGGCAGGGGCGGTGCTGGCGGGTGCTATTCGGGCTTGATGTTGCCGTCCCGGATGACCTTGGCCCATAGCCGGGTCTGCCCGTCGATGAATTGCCGTGCCTGTGCTGGCGGCGCAGCCACGACCTCGCCGCCCAGCTCGGCCACGCGTTGCCGGATCTCGGGGCTGGTCATGACTTTCTGCAGGGCGTCAGCGAGCTTCGCTGCGATCGGGTCCGGCGTTGCGGCGGGCAGGAAAGCCGCGTTCCATTCATAGACCTCGTAGCTCGCCACGCCGGCTTCCTGCATGGTGGGCACGGACGGCAATGCCTGGGTGCGGGCATGGCTGGTCACTGCCAGCGGCTTGAGCTTGCCGGCCTTGATGTGCTGCAGGCTCGACGCCACGTTGGCAAAGAACAGCGGCACCTGGCCGGCGATGACATCGGTCATGGCGGGGCCGCCGCCCTTGTAGGGCACATGCAGTAGGTCGACTCCCGCGCGCTGTTCGAACAGCACGCCCGCCAGATGCTGCGCCGAGCCATTGCCCGAGGACGCAAAGGCGACCGAGCCTGGCTTTTGCCTGGCCATGGCCATGACGTCGCTGACCTTGCTGGCAGGGAAGCTCGCCGTGGCCACCAGCACATTGGGATAGCGCGCCAGCACGCCGACCGGCCGGAAGGCCTTGTCCGGATCGTAGGGCAGGCGCGGATAGAGGCTGGGATTCACCGCATACGAGGAGGCATCGACCATCATCGTGTAGCCGTCCGGCGCCGCCTTGGCGACATAGGCTGCACCGATCTGCCCACCGGCACCCGGGCGGTTCTCGACGATCACGGTCTGGCCCAGCTCGCGCCCGAGACCCGGGGCGATCAGCCGTGCCATCAGGTCCGCGCCGCCGCCCGGCGGATACGTCACCACGATCGTGATGGGGCGTGCCGGCCAGGCCGCGGCGGTGTCGGCGGCCTGCACCAGCGTGGTGGTGGTGATCATGGCAGCGATCGTGGCGGCGATCGCGTGGCGTGCGTGCATGGGTCTGTCTCCTCGGGTGCGGTCCGTCAGCGGACGTCCGCGGTATAGCGAAAGGCAAAGGCGTCGCCCCGCGTCAGCCGGTATTCGATGCAGCTGCCGCCCAGGTCGAAGGCATGCCGGGTCACGACCGCGCACGGGTGCGCATCCGGCAAGTCCAGCAAGGCGGCCTCGTCTGCTGCTAGCGTGCGGAAGGTCACTTCATCAACGGCGCGATGGACCGTAATGCCGCAGGCGCTGCCCAGCAGCGGGTAGAGCAGGTCGCCCCATTGCACCGGCGGGAGTTGCTGCAGGGCCTCGCAGCGCGGCAGCGGCAGCCAGATCGATTCCAGCAGCCGGGGCGTGTCATCCAGCCAGCGGCGGCGTGAAATTGCCAGCCCGCGTGCACCCGTCGGCAGCCCGAAGCGGGTTGCCATGGCCTTGTCCAGGCGCACGGCGCGGCACGACAGGATTTCCGAGCGCGGCACCGCCGGCGCGCCATCGGCGCCGCCGAAGCGGAAAAACCGCATCAGGCTGGCCCCGCTCAGTCCCTTGCGCACGAAGGTGCCCTTGCCCTGCACGCGCTCCAGCAGGCCCTGCTGGACCAGCACGGCGATGGCCTGCCGGATGGTGCCCAGCGCGATGCCGAACTCCTTGGCCAGCGCGCCTTCCGCAGGAATGGCGCTGCCGGGCGCCCACGCGCCCGAAACGATCCTTGCCTGCAGTTCCGCCGCAATCTGGCCGTAGCGGCTCAGGCCCGCGGCGGTGGTTGTAGTCTGGAACAGCGCGTTGTCTGGCATGCCGAACCCGTGCTAAATTGATGTCAATGCCGATGTCCTCTAGAGGACTAGAATACTGACGCGGGTTCGGATGCCATATCCGGATATACCCGCGCCACTGAGCCGCGCCACGGAGGGACTGACTGATGAGCAAGCGCGCATTGCCGCTGGTGGATACCCACTTCCACGTCTTCGATGCCGGAGTGGCCGCGCCATCGGCCCGCTACCGGCCGCCCTATGCCGCCGACCTGAAGGGCTGGCACGTCCGGCTTGCAGAACTCGGAGAGCTGTATGGGGTAGTGGTGCAGCCCAGCTTTCTCGGCACCGACAATGCGGCGCTGCTGGCCGCGCTGCAGGCCATGCCCGGGCGCTTGCGCGGCGTCGCGGTGGTCGACCCGGAAGTGACGGACCAGGAACTGGCCACATTGCACGGCGCCGGCGTGCGGGGCATCCGCCTGAACCTGTATGGCGATCCGGACTGGCTGCGCATTGCCACCGCGCCGTGGCGCGGGCTGTTCTCCCGGATCGCCGGGCTGGGCTGGCATGTCGAACTCCATACCAGCAACGGCGATGGCGCCATGGTGCTGGCGCAGCTTGACGCGGCCCTTGGCGATGCCGGCGCGCCGGTCGTGCTTGACCACTTTGGCCGGCCCGGCCCCGCAGGAACCGCGGATGCGATCTTCGACGTGGCCACTGCCGTGCGCGCGCGCCGCCAGGTCTGGGTGAAGATCAGCGCGCCGTACCGGCTTGCATCCCCTCAGGACTGGCACGGGCTTGCGCAGCGATGGCGCGAAGTCGTGGGCGATGACCGCTTGCTGTGGGGCAGCGACTGGCCATGGACCAATCACGAGGCGCCGGCTCGGGTCGACGAGTGCCGGATGCTTGCCGCATGGCCGGGACAAGGGGCGTCCGGTGACAGCGAGGAGGCCGGCGCGGCCTTGTCCGCTGCGCTCCGGTGGCGCAACGCCGCAGCGTTGTACGGGTTTGCGGTGAAGGGATAGCGGGCGACTTGCGCCGCCGGCGTCAGTCCAGCGCGAGCACCGCGGGAATCGCCTCCACCAGCAGATCGATCGTCACCCTCAGCTTGTGCGGCAGGAAACGGGTGCGCGGCCACACCAGGTGCAGCGGGGTCCGGATGACGGAGGCTTGCGGCAGTACGCGCACCAGCGTGCCCTGGTCCAGCGGCTGCCGCACCAGCCACAACGGGACATTGACCAGGCCCGCGCCACGTATGGCTGCGGCGGCGATGGTGTCGATATCGTCAAAGCCGAGACGGTGCGCCAGTTCCGGCCGCGCGATATTGCCGTCGGGACCGGCAAGTGACCAGGGCACGGACTCGCCGCCATGCATGTAGACGAGGCAGCGGTGCGAGGCCAGGTCGGCAATGCTGGCCGGCGTGCCATGCTTGCGCAGGTACCCGGGCGCGGCGCAGAGCACCATCGCCTGCATGCCCAGCGGACGTGCCACCAGCATGTCGCTGTCCGGCAGGCGCCCGCTGCGGATGGCCAGGTCGATGCCGTCGTCAGCAAAGTCGACCAGCCGGTCGGTGAAATTCCCTTCCAGCCGCAACTGCGGATGACGGTCCGCCAGCTCCAGCAGCAGCGGCGCCACATGGTGGCGGCCGAACACCACCGGGGCGCTCACGCGAACCCGGCCGGCCGCTTCCCTGCGCCCGGCTTCGAGCATGAGCTGGGCGGCATCCAGGTCTTCCAGCGCCTGGGCACAGCGTTCATAAAAGGCCTGGCCGTCGTCGGTCAGCGCCAGGCTGCGCGTGGTGCGCACGAACAGGCGCGTGCCGACGCGTGCCTCAAGCCGGGCGATGGCCTTGCCGATGGCCGAGCGCGTCAGCCCCAGGCGCGCCGCGGCCTGGGCAAAGCTGCCGGCCTCCGCGGCGGCCACGAAGGCGGAGATCCCGGCCAGCCGGTCATGGGTAATTGGTTCCATAGGATCTACATGGGAAGGACATCGATTGCCCAATGGATCTGTCAGGGAATCAGTATAGTGGGTTCACCGTTTTCAACAGACCGGAGTACCCCATGACGTCCTCCATGCAACGCTGGCAACTGTCCGCTTTCGGCCGCAACAACCTGCGTCGCGTCGACGCGCCCATTCCCGTGCCCGGTCCCGGCGAGGTGCTCGTGCGGGTCCATGCAGTGGCCCTGAACTACCGCGACCTGCTGATCATCCAGGACGGCATGGGCATGCCCGTGCAGCCGCCGCTGGTTCCCGGGTCGGACATGCGCGGCGAGGTGGTGGCGATTGGCGAAGGTGTAGCCGACTTTGCCCCTGGCGACGCCGTGATCAGCACCTTCTTCACCGGCTGGCTCGATGGCGTTCAGCCGCGCCGCAGCATGCCGCTGGGCGTGCCTGGTCCCGGCATGCTTTCGGAGTACGTGGTGCTGGCAGAAGATTCGCTGGTGTCGGCCCCGCGCACGCTCGACGCCGCGCAGGCCAGCACCCTGACCTGCGCCGGCCTGACGGCCTGGCAAGCCCTGGCCGAGGCCACGGTGACGCGGCCCGGCGACACCGTCGTGGTGATCGGCACCGGCGGCGTGGCCCTGTTTGCCGTGCAGATCGCCCGCGCACAGGGTGCGCGCGTGATCGTGGTGTCCGGCAGCGACGACAAGCTGGCGCGCGTGCAGGAGCTGGGCGCGGCGCATGGCGTCCATCGCGGCCGCACCGCTGACTGGCCGGCTGCCGTGCGCGAGCTGACCGGCGGCCGCGGTGCCGACCATATGCTGGAACTGGCTGGCGGAGACAACTTCGGCCGGTCGCTGGCCGCGCTGGCGCAGGGCGGCCGGATCTCGGTGATCGGCAACCTTCAGGGCGATGAGCTGCGCGCCAGCGTCTATCCGGTGCTGCATGGCCGCGTGACCGTGCAGGGGATCGGCGTGTCGCACCGGCGCGCGCTGCAGGACCTGGTGCGTGCCGTGGACTGGCTGGGGCTGCGCCCGGTGATCGAGCGCGAGTATGACTTCGGGGACTTGCCCGCGGCGCTCGACCACCTGGAACGCGGGGCCTTCGGCAAGGTGGTGGTGCGGCTGCGCTGAGGCGCGGGCCGGACTGCTATTTGCGAGCCTTGCCGCGCGCGCTCTTTTTGGCCGCGGCGGCGCGCGCCGCTTCTTTCTCG
Protein-coding regions in this window:
- a CDS encoding amidohydrolase family protein; translation: MSKRALPLVDTHFHVFDAGVAAPSARYRPPYAADLKGWHVRLAELGELYGVVVQPSFLGTDNAALLAALQAMPGRLRGVAVVDPEVTDQELATLHGAGVRGIRLNLYGDPDWLRIATAPWRGLFSRIAGLGWHVELHTSNGDGAMVLAQLDAALGDAGAPVVLDHFGRPGPAGTADAIFDVATAVRARRQVWVKISAPYRLASPQDWHGLAQRWREVVGDDRLLWGSDWPWTNHEAPARVDECRMLAAWPGQGASGDSEEAGAALSAALRWRNAAALYGFAVKG
- a CDS encoding tripartite tricarboxylate transporter substrate binding protein translates to MHARHAIAATIAAMITTTTLVQAADTAAAWPARPITIVVTYPPGGGADLMARLIAPGLGRELGQTVIVENRPGAGGQIGAAYVAKAAPDGYTMMVDASSYAVNPSLYPRLPYDPDKAFRPVGVLARYPNVLVATASFPASKVSDVMAMARQKPGSVAFASSGNGSAQHLAGVLFEQRAGVDLLHVPYKGGGPAMTDVIAGQVPLFFANVASSLQHIKAGKLKPLAVTSHARTQALPSVPTMQEAGVASYEVYEWNAAFLPAATPDPIAAKLADALQKVMTSPEIRQRVAELGGEVVAAPPAQARQFIDGQTRLWAKVIRDGNIKPE
- a CDS encoding zinc-dependent alcohol dehydrogenase family protein: MTSSMQRWQLSAFGRNNLRRVDAPIPVPGPGEVLVRVHAVALNYRDLLIIQDGMGMPVQPPLVPGSDMRGEVVAIGEGVADFAPGDAVISTFFTGWLDGVQPRRSMPLGVPGPGMLSEYVVLAEDSLVSAPRTLDAAQASTLTCAGLTAWQALAEATVTRPGDTVVVIGTGGVALFAVQIARAQGARVIVVSGSDDKLARVQELGAAHGVHRGRTADWPAAVRELTGGRGADHMLELAGGDNFGRSLAALAQGGRISVIGNLQGDELRASVYPVLHGRVTVQGIGVSHRRALQDLVRAVDWLGLRPVIEREYDFGDLPAALDHLERGAFGKVVVRLR
- a CDS encoding GntR family transcriptional regulator, producing MPDNALFQTTTTAAGLSRYGQIAAELQARIVSGAWAPGSAIPAEGALAKEFGIALGTIRQAIAVLVQQGLLERVQGKGTFVRKGLSGASLMRFFRFGGADGAPAVPRSEILSCRAVRLDKAMATRFGLPTGARGLAISRRRWLDDTPRLLESIWLPLPRCEALQQLPPVQWGDLLYPLLGSACGITVHRAVDEVTFRTLAADEAALLDLPDAHPCAVVTRHAFDLGGSCIEYRLTRGDAFAFRYTADVR
- a CDS encoding LysR family transcriptional regulator; protein product: MEPITHDRLAGISAFVAAAEAGSFAQAAARLGLTRSAIGKAIARLEARVGTRLFVRTTRSLALTDDGQAFYERCAQALEDLDAAQLMLEAGRREAAGRVRVSAPVVFGRHHVAPLLLELADRHPQLRLEGNFTDRLVDFADDGIDLAIRSGRLPDSDMLVARPLGMQAMVLCAAPGYLRKHGTPASIADLASHRCLVYMHGGESVPWSLAGPDGNIARPELAHRLGFDDIDTIAAAAIRGAGLVNVPLWLVRQPLDQGTLVRVLPQASVIRTPLHLVWPRTRFLPHKLRVTIDLLVEAIPAVLALD